ACTAAAAAAGGCTTCGGCCTTCTTTGCCCGGGAACTGCGATGAAACATCAAGTTATTCAACAGTTAACGTCAGAGAAGGCCATTACGATACAGCAGGGTTGCAAGTTGCTAGGCGTCAGCCGTTCGGGATTGTATGCAGCCCGACGGCGAGTTCGTCAGCCTCAAGCGCTTTGCGGCACGCGGGTTCGATTGCGCAGTGTGTTCGAAGCGACCGGTCAATGCTATGGGAGTCGCCGTCTACGCAAGGAGCTGGCTGCAGAGGGGATCGAGATCGGGCGTCATCGCGTGCGAAGCCTGATGAAGGAACTCCAGCTCAAGCCGATCTGGAAACCCAAATTCGTGCACACCACCGACAGCGACCACAATCTGCCGGTGTACGAGAACGTTCTGGATCGCCAGTTTGAGCAGGCCGAGGCCAACCGGGCCTGGGTTTCGGACATCACCTACATTCGGACCCTGAGCGGTTGGCTGTATCTGGCGGTGGTGCTGGACTTGTATTCGCGCAAAATCGTCGGCTGGGCCATGGCGCCCAATATGCCGGCGGAGCTGGTCTGTACCGCCTTGCAGATTGCCGTTGCCCAGCGGAGGCCTCCGCCAGGCTTGATTGTACATTCTGATCGAGGCAGCCAGTACGCGAGTCACGAGTACCGGGATTTACTGACGCGCCATGGCTTACAAGGCAGTATGAGTCGTAAAGGCAATTGTTGGGACAATGCGGTGATGGAGCGCTTCTTTCTCAATCTGAAAATGGAGCGCGTCTGGCGCCGCCAGTATGCTAACCATACCGAGGCTACACGCGATATAACCGACTACATAGTCAATTTCTACAACAGTCGGCGCCGCCATTCGGCGTTGGGTTACCTGCCGCCCAATGGCTATGAAATGAAAATGGCAGAGCAACAACTTATTTGTGTGTCCGAAAAAAGTTGACCACTACATTAAGATCAGCCTAATAGGAGCGATTGACTATTTGCAACGTAAACAGCGAACGAATCAATCACGCGAGATTATTGAAAACCCTCTGCAAACACGAGTGAAATAAACGACATGAGCCAACACATTGAGGACGAAAGACTCTTCGAAAATCTCTGTTACGCGTCTTATCTGCGGATAGGATTCGAACAGGTCAAGGAAAACAAAGGCAAGCCCGGCATTGATGGGGTGAACATACATGACTTTGAATTCCGGTTAGAAGAAGAGCTAAGTCGGTTACAGCAGGAATTGCTGAACTGGACTTACAAGCCATCGCCGGTGCGCCGAGTGGAAATTCCCAAGCCGCAAGGCGGGGTAAGACGGCTGGGCATCCCGACGGTACGGGATCGCGTGGTGCAAACAGCCTTGAAGCTGCTGCTGGAGCCGATGTTTGAACCGCATTTTTCGCCGCATAGTTACGGTTTTCGTCCCGGACGGAATCCACACCAAGCGGTACAGGCGGCGCAAAGCATCATAAACAGCGGTAAGTCGTATGTGGTGGATATTGATCTGGAGAAATTCTTTGACCGAATCCATCATGACCGGCTGATAGCCCGAATAGGACAACGGATCACCGACAAACGGATACTGCGTCTGATCGGACTGATGCTGCGAAGCGGCATCATGATCAACGGCGTGGTGGTTCGGAGCGAGGAAGGCACGATGCAAGGCGGGCCGCTAAGCCCCTTGCTGAGTAACATTGTGCTGGACGAACTGGATAAAGAACTGGAAAAACGCGGCCTGGAATTTTGTAGGTTTGCCGATGACTGCAACATCTTCGTGAAGTCACAAAAAGCGGCGGAACGTGTGATGGAAACGGTCAGCCAGTTCATAGAAAGCAAGCTCAAGCTCAAGGTGAACCGGGCGAAAAGCCAAGTGGCAAGATCAGAAAGGGTAAAGTTTTTGGGCTTTACGGTAGTGAACGGGACGATTGCGATTGCGCGAAAAGCCCTGCAAACGGCCATGGATAATGTCAAAGCCCTAACGCCACGAGGCACCAATAAGGATATAGAAACCACCCTAAAGTCGATCAATCAATGGTATGTAGGCTGGTCGAATTATTTCAGTCTAAGCCACTATCCAGCGCAATTAGTGAAGATAGAGGCGCATATCCGACGACGACTGAGGGCTAGGTTGGTTGATCAGCAGAAGAATAAGAGAAATCTATATCGGACGTTGGTCAAAAGAGGGGTGTCGCCCAAAGCGGCTGCCGTAGCGTTTACAAATCGGAAACGATGGGCGCTTAGCAAGACAGTGGCAGTATCCAGAGCCTATCCTAACGATTGGTTTATAAAGGGTAAAGGCCAAGCTATCCGATCCGACCAGAAGTTGGCGCACTGGTTTGAAGTCTCTCAATGGGTGAGTCTTGCGTGATGAGCCGTGTACGGACCCGTACGCACGGTTCTGTGGGCAGACGGAGGCTGCGGCCTCCTCTGACCCCCCCCGCGTCAAAATAGTTGTCGCCTCAAATTTATAGAATCCATTAAATTTGAGATAAAAAATGATTACCCCGAAAAAGCAGTATTCTGACGAGTTCAGAGAGCAAGCCCTGGCAAAAGTCTACAAACGTGGAAAACGAACCATTCAAGACATTGCCGACGAATCTAACCTCAGCATACATACCTTAAAAAACTGGATGAAAAGCAGCACACCCACCGATACGTCAAGCCCAAACGTGAGCAAGCGCCCTCAAGATTGGCGCCCCGAAGAGCGTTTACTGGCCCTCCATGAAAGCCATGGTATATCCGGCGAGGCATTGAATGCCTGGTGTCGGCAACGTGGACTATTCGCTCATCAACTCGCGCAGTGGAAAAGCGATTTTTGTGCCGTCACCCGCTCCCGTTCAGACGGCGATGCCAGTCAAACCCTGCGCGCACTGAAAGTGGAGAATCAACGCCTGGAACGCGAACTCAACCGTAAGGACAAAGCGCTGGCTGAAGCCGCTGCCTTGCTGATTCTGCAAAAAAAGGTGCGGGCGCTGTTGGCGGGCGAGGTCGAATGACATCCCTTCAGCAGCGCCAAACCCTGATCGAATCCGTCGCCGAAGCCACCGAGGCCGGTGCCCGCCAAGACCAAGCCTGTGCCGTGCTGGGCCTGAGCCCGCGCACCTTGCAGCGCTGGCAGGCCGGCGAAACCCCGGGCGAAGACCGGCGACCGAGGCGGCAATATACGCCGGCGCATGCGCTGACCGAGGCCGAGCGCAACCACATTCTGGCCGTGGCCAATTCCGCCGAATTTGCGGATTTACCCCCCAGTCAGATCGTTCCGCGCTTGGCGGATCAGGGGATTTATCTGGGCTCCGAATCGACGATCTATCGCCTACTGAAAGCCGCCCAGCAACTGAAACACCGCCGCAGTGAACGTCCCAGTCAGCCTCGCTTCAAACCCAAAGCATTGAGTGCGACCGAGCCCAATCAACTCTACAGCTGGGATATTACCTATCTTGCGGCCGCAGCCAAAGGCCAGTTCTACTACCTCTACTTGTTCCTCGATATTTTTAGTCGCCAGATCGTCGGCTGGCAGGTATTTGAGGAAGAAAGCAGCCAATACGCCAGCGAGTTGTTACGGGATATTGTTTTACGCGAAGGGCTACAACCTGGGCAAGTCATCCTGCATTCCGATAACGGCAGCCCCATGAAAGGCGCCACGATGCTGGCCACCCTGCAACAGCTTGGCGTCATGCCCTCGCTCAGCCGACCGGCGGTGAGTAATGACAATCCGTATTCGGAATCGCTGTTCAAAACCCTGAAATATCGTCCGCAATACCCGTTGCAACCGTTTGCCGACCTGTCCGTCGCTCGTGAATGGGTAGCCGACCTGGTGCAATGGTACAACCACGAACATCGGCATAGCGCCATTGGTTTTGTAACCCCAGCCCAACGTCATGCCGGATTGGACGAGGCACTATTGAATCAACGCAAAGCGCTCTATGAAGACGCCCGCCGCCAAAACCCACGGCGCTGGAGCCAAAACACCCGGAACTGGAACAGAATCCATACCGTGCATCTAAATCCGGATCATGCCGAAACCCAAAACAACTCGCCCCAGGAGGTCGCTAATCCAGACAAAATAACCGCATAGTATTTTTACGTCGAGGCGACAACTAGCTTGAAATTTTCCGGACCCGATGTGCGACTGGCATGGTAGTCAGCAAGCTGGTGGAAGTCCAGCCATTGCCCCGTGAGAAGGGAAAATGTAGGTGAAGGCAAGGGTGTCGAAAGAAACTCGGTATTGCTACCCAAAGGGGATTGCGGTAATACAGAGCCAATGCGGAATCTGAAGGAAGCTGGAACCAAATCGGTCACCTAAACGAAAGTGAACCTTCGTAAGGCAACCACAGTGGGTAAGGTGCCGTGAGCCACTTAAGCCCCAAATTCTCACCGTAAATTGTGGCTGTAGTGAAGGTAGGTGGATCGAGACAGTGGGGACTACCTTACCCAGTGAAGGGCCGTCGGTTCCCTCGTTCCCACGCGCCGCGTTGGAACGTAGGGCTTGACCGCGCGGCGGTCATTATTACTACGAGACTGACCCGCCGCAGAGCGCCTACCTGTTTTCCGGCCTCGGGCTACCGAGATCAAGCGGCGAGAATGAATTAGGGGCGGTTAGATGATGCATTCTTGATGGATGCTGAGGATATTCAGGCAACGTTTGACAGCGAATAAGGTCAAGTGTTATGCGCCAGATCAATAATCGCAGACCCAATATTTTATTTTAAGTGTAATCTTCAAGACGATAGCCAAGCATTTCTGCATTACTCAGCCGGCTTCTGATGGGCTTAATTTCGCCACCTATATAGTTCAGAGGTGGCGATTTAGTCAGTGTGTTTATTAGTGAATCAAGCCGCGATTTTTCAGTGCCGCGTAGATTTCGTCGACCGCGTATTCGTCGCTATTAAACGACACGTCGGCCTGGGCCGGTTTGCAGTCCAGGCACAGGCAGAGCAGGCCTGCGTGTTTGATGGCGCCGGTCAGTTCGTCGTTGCTGGTTTCCAGAATGGTTGCCGCGTGGCCGGTGTCGAACAATTTACGTTCCAGTTGGTAGGCCGTTTGCAGGGCGTTGCCGCCGCTTAGGCCGATCACCGAGGCGATTTGTCCGAAGCGGGTGGCGCGTTCTTCCGCGGAAACCTGAGTCCAGTCTTCTTCGCTGGCGTCGCCGGTAATCATGCCTGCGCCGACGGTGATATTGGTCAGACGGTCGATGACGATGAACGAGCCGGTAGACTTGTTGCGCTTGTAAGGATCGAATACCACGGGCGCGTTTACGGCCATGGTGCAATGGCCGATTTCGTTCAGTTTCAGCTCGTTGGCGTCGTGATGTTCCAGGGTGTTGACGTCGATGCGGTGATGAATCAGCGATACCGAGCCGGACACGCTACGGGTGGCCAGTTTGATCAGATACTGCCGGCCCGGCGTCATGGCTTTTTCCGCCATCCAAACGATGGTGGCTTTAAATTTGTCGGCGATGGTCGGCACGTTTTGCTGTTGACCGACGATGATGTCGCCGCGGCTGACGTCGATCTCATCGGTCAGGGTCAAGGTTACCGCCATGGCCGCAAAGGCTTGGTCCAGTTCGCCGTCGAAGGTGACGATGGACTTGATATGGCTGGTTTTACCGGAGGGCAACGCAGTAATCGCATCGCCTTTGTGGAATACGCCGGAGGCCACCGTGCCGCAGAAGCCGCGAAAATCCAGGTTGGGGCGATTGACATATTGCACCGGGAAGCGTGCGTCATCGAAATTATGGTCGCTGGCGATTTCGATGGTGTTCAACAGTTCCATCATCGGTTTGCCGGTAAACCAAGGCATGTTTTCGCTGGGGTTCACTACGTTATCGCCATCCAGCGCGGACATCGGGATGAAGT
This sequence is a window from Methylomonas methanica MC09. Protein-coding genes within it:
- the ltrA gene encoding group II intron reverse transcriptase/maturase codes for the protein MSQHIEDERLFENLCYASYLRIGFEQVKENKGKPGIDGVNIHDFEFRLEEELSRLQQELLNWTYKPSPVRRVEIPKPQGGVRRLGIPTVRDRVVQTALKLLLEPMFEPHFSPHSYGFRPGRNPHQAVQAAQSIINSGKSYVVDIDLEKFFDRIHHDRLIARIGQRITDKRILRLIGLMLRSGIMINGVVVRSEEGTMQGGPLSPLLSNIVLDELDKELEKRGLEFCRFADDCNIFVKSQKAAERVMETVSQFIESKLKLKVNRAKSQVARSERVKFLGFTVVNGTIAIARKALQTAMDNVKALTPRGTNKDIETTLKSINQWYVGWSNYFSLSHYPAQLVKIEAHIRRRLRARLVDQQKNKRNLYRTLVKRGVSPKAAAVAFTNRKRWALSKTVAVSRAYPNDWFIKGKGQAIRSDQKLAHWFEVSQWVSLA
- a CDS encoding IS3 family transposase (programmed frameshift) — translated: MKQERRSFDAAFKLQVVKMVQDQGLTVTQVCQELKLGETAVRRWLKQVEAEQNGQPGIGKPLTPDQQRIRQLELENRQLRADNELLKKGFGLLCPGTAMKHQVIQQLTSEKAITIQQGCKLLGVSRSGLYAARRRVRQPQALCGTRVRLRSVFEATGQCYGSRRLRKELAAEGIEIGRHRVRSLMKELQLKPIWKPKFVHTTDSDHNLPVYENVLDRQFEQAEANRAWVSDITYIRTLSGWLYLAVVLDLYSRKIVGWAMAPNMPAELVCTALQIAVAQRRPPPGLIVHSDRGSQYASHEYRDLLTRHGLQGSMSRKGNCWDNAVMERFFLNLKMERVWRRQYANHTEATRDITDYIVNFYNSRRRHSALGYLPPNGYEMKMAEQQLICVSEKS
- the cysN gene encoding sulfate adenylyltransferase subunit CysN encodes the protein MSHQSDLISTDINAYLAQHERKELLRFLTCGNVDDGKSTLIGRLLHDSKMIYEDQLAAVQADSVKSGTTGAGKIDLALLVDGLQAEREQGITIDVAYRYFSTSTRKFIIADTPGHEQYTRNMATGASTCDLAVILIDARYGVQTQTKRHSFIASLLGLKHIIVAINKMDLVGYSEDTYNQIKADYLAFVKTLDLQDVHFIPMSALDGDNVVNPSENMPWFTGKPMMELLNTIEIASDHNFDDARFPVQYVNRPNLDFRGFCGTVASGVFHKGDAITALPSGKTSHIKSIVTFDGELDQAFAAMAVTLTLTDEIDVSRGDIIVGQQQNVPTIADKFKATIVWMAEKAMTPGRQYLIKLATRSVSGSVSLIHHRIDVNTLEHHDANELKLNEIGHCTMAVNAPVVFDPYKRNKSTGSFIVIDRLTNITVGAGMITGDASEEDWTQVSAEERATRFGQIASVIGLSGGNALQTAYQLERKLFDTGHAATILETSNDELTGAIKHAGLLCLCLDCKPAQADVSFNSDEYAVDEIYAALKNRGLIH